One segment of Synechococcus sp. MU1617 DNA contains the following:
- a CDS encoding nitrate reductase associated protein yields MSSRRHSASHCFAFEQDFIGNWRCIPLCVRRKLDLCGVKLKLNHWLQLSQEQRQALVDWPDAADALEQLRQHLRDCTRPMADGMAKDLPPVSGALWQQQAELPAVVQEAATARGVVLTLEQWIQLSELDRFALCKLARPGHDHHNLEAAFSEVLV; encoded by the coding sequence ATGTCCAGCCGTCGTCATTCCGCCAGCCATTGCTTTGCCTTTGAGCAGGATTTCATCGGTAACTGGCGCTGCATCCCTCTGTGTGTGCGACGCAAATTGGATCTCTGTGGGGTGAAGTTAAAGCTCAACCACTGGCTTCAACTCTCCCAGGAGCAACGTCAAGCCTTGGTGGATTGGCCGGATGCAGCTGATGCTCTCGAGCAGCTTCGCCAACACCTGCGCGATTGCACGCGCCCCATGGCCGATGGCATGGCCAAGGATCTGCCACCGGTGAGCGGTGCGCTCTGGCAACAGCAGGCGGAGCTGCCCGCTGTGGTGCAGGAGGCCGCCACAGCGCGGGGTGTGGTCCTGACCCTGGAGCAATGGATCCAGCTCAGTGAGCTGGATCGCTTTGCGTTGTGCAAGTTGGCCCGGCCGGGGCACGATCACCACAACCTCGAAGCAGCCTTCAGCGAAGTGCTGGTGTGA